The following are encoded in a window of uncultured Pseudomonas sp. genomic DNA:
- the dinG gene encoding ATP-dependent DNA helicase DinG has translation MLSTELKSQIQGAYSRFLEAKSLKPRYGQRLMIAEIAKVLGAIEVDEEGRRVGEPAVVAVEAGTGTGKTVAYSMAAIPTAKAAGKRLVIATATVALQEQIVHKDLPDLMRNSGLNFSFALAKGRGRYLCLSKLDMLLQEGQAQSATAQLFEEEGFKIDVDEQSQKLFTAMIEKLAGNKWDGDRDSWPEELEDARWSQLTTDHSQCTSRHCPNFQQCAFYKTREGMGKVDVIVTNHDMVLADLALGGGAVLPDPRDTLYVFDEGHHLPDKAIGHFAHFTRLRSTADWLEQTAKNLTKLLAQHPLPGDLGRLIEQVPELAREIKTHQQFMFAACEQVADFKPGEDMQGRERPRHRFVGGLVPSHLVELGVELKKGFSKLTELFTGVTEKLKEAMDGEATIGIASHQAEEWYPLFGSLLARAQGSWELWLAFTAEDPETSPPMARWLTLADSGALFDIEVNASPILAAETLRRNLWNVAYGALVTSATLTALGTFDRYRMRAGLPNVAVSTVVPSPFHHADAGVLRVPNLNADPRDAVAHTAAIIRDLPGLVEGSRGTLVLFSSRKQMQDVFEGLERDWRKRVFIQGNLSKQETLNKHKARVDSGEESVLFGLASFAEGVDLPGAYCEHVVIAKIPFAVPDDPVEAALAEWIEARGGNPFMEIAVPDASLRLVQACGRLLRTEADRGIITLLDRRVITQRYGKSILNALPPFRREIS, from the coding sequence ATGCTCAGTACCGAACTCAAGTCCCAGATCCAGGGCGCCTACTCCCGTTTTCTCGAGGCCAAGTCGCTTAAACCGCGCTATGGCCAGCGCCTGATGATTGCCGAAATTGCCAAGGTGCTTGGCGCCATTGAAGTTGATGAAGAAGGGCGGCGCGTCGGTGAGCCTGCTGTTGTGGCGGTTGAGGCCGGTACCGGTACCGGTAAAACCGTGGCCTATAGCATGGCCGCGATTCCCACGGCTAAGGCCGCAGGCAAGCGGTTGGTGATCGCCACGGCCACCGTGGCACTGCAAGAGCAGATCGTGCACAAAGATTTGCCGGACCTGATGCGCAACAGTGGTCTCAACTTCAGCTTCGCCCTGGCCAAGGGGCGCGGCCGTTACCTGTGCCTGTCCAAGCTGGATATGCTGCTGCAGGAAGGCCAGGCGCAAAGCGCCACCGCTCAGCTGTTCGAAGAGGAAGGCTTCAAGATCGATGTGGATGAGCAGAGTCAGAAGCTGTTTACCGCGATGATCGAGAAGCTTGCCGGCAACAAGTGGGACGGTGACCGCGACAGCTGGCCGGAAGAACTGGAAGACGCGCGCTGGTCGCAGCTGACCACCGATCACAGTCAGTGCACCAGCCGCCATTGTCCGAACTTCCAGCAGTGTGCTTTTTACAAAACGCGCGAAGGCATGGGCAAGGTCGATGTCATCGTCACCAACCATGACATGGTCCTCGCAGACCTGGCCCTGGGCGGCGGCGCGGTATTGCCGGATCCGCGTGACACCCTCTATGTGTTTGACGAGGGCCATCACCTGCCGGACAAGGCCATCGGTCATTTCGCCCATTTCACCCGGCTGCGTTCGACCGCTGACTGGCTGGAGCAGACCGCCAAAAATCTCACCAAGCTGCTCGCCCAGCATCCGTTGCCGGGTGACTTAGGTCGTTTGATCGAGCAGGTGCCGGAGCTGGCGCGGGAGATCAAAACCCATCAGCAGTTTATGTTCGCCGCGTGTGAGCAGGTGGCCGACTTCAAGCCGGGCGAAGACATGCAGGGCCGGGAGCGCCCACGTCATCGCTTTGTCGGCGGGCTGGTGCCGTCGCACTTGGTCGAGCTGGGCGTGGAGTTGAAGAAGGGTTTTTCCAAGCTGACCGAGCTGTTTACCGGGGTGACCGAAAAGCTCAAGGAAGCCATGGATGGCGAGGCCACTATTGGCATCGCCAGCCACCAGGCCGAGGAGTGGTACCCGTTGTTTGGCAGCCTGCTGGCGCGTGCTCAGGGCAGTTGGGAGTTGTGGCTGGCCTTTACCGCCGAAGACCCGGAGACCAGTCCGCCGATGGCGCGCTGGCTGACTCTGGCCGATAGCGGCGCGTTGTTCGATATCGAGGTCAACGCCAGCCCAATCCTGGCCGCCGAAACCCTGCGGCGTAACTTGTGGAATGTGGCCTATGGCGCGCTGGTGACCTCGGCGACGTTGACGGCGCTGGGCACCTTTGATCGCTACCGCATGCGCGCCGGTTTGCCGAACGTGGCGGTTAGCACCGTGGTGCCTAGCCCTTTTCATCATGCCGATGCTGGTGTGCTGCGGGTGCCCAACCTGAATGCTGATCCGCGGGATGCGGTGGCGCATACGGCGGCGATTATCCGAGATTTGCCCGGTCTGGTTGAGGGCTCGCGCGGCACCTTGGTGCTGTTTTCCTCGCGCAAGCAAATGCAGGACGTCTTCGAAGGTCTGGAGCGTGACTGGCGCAAGCGGGTATTTATTCAAGGCAACCTGTCCAAGCAGGAAACCCTGAACAAGCACAAGGCTCGGGTCGATAGCGGTGAGGAAAGCGTGCTGTTTGGCCTGGCCAGTTTTGCCGAGGGTGTCGATCTACCGGGCGCCTACTGCGAACATGTGGTGATTGCCAAAATCCCCTTTGCTGTTCCGGACGATCCTGTCGAGGCGGCCCTGGCCGAGTGGATCGAAGCGCGCGGCGGCAACCCCTTTATGGAAATTGCCGTACCGGATGCGTCGCTGCGCCTGGTGCAGGCGTGCGGCCGCCTGCTGCGCACTGAGGCGGATCGCGGAATTATTACCTTGCTGGATCGCCGTGTAATCACTCAGCGCTACGGCAAATCAATTCTTAATGCCTTGCCGCCATTTCGCCGGGAAATCAGTTAG
- a CDS encoding beta-agarase produces the protein MAIEQQELFNFVRPLDAVQVTTVDAELPKRIGEPTPQGEVLRRVTFHPAAQPRLRLTPQSGSWDWSQQTLVSLRVQNAMAWALTLDVLIESTDGQQLSTRIALPAGPAQTLLIPLQAASPREHGMRAGVPMPWTHKGQRLLLADTLSGALDLSNVSALTLSIPQPQAAQDILLSQFGVSSEQLSAAAYADIVDSYGQYTRANWPGKVHNDGQLQQAAAQEQQQLQRWLAQRPAQDTFGGWMGGQAFTPSGFFRTEKRDGRWFLVTPEGHPFYSLGVNAVTAEQSATYVAGREAMFTDLPQQGEALAAYFGTSDSRSDTGANQGRAFASGRWFDFYKANLQRSYGQGDPAAWRTLSQDRLQAWGFNTLGNWSEPAFASDARMPFSIALSIHGDYATISTGVDWWGAMPDPFDPRFAMATERAVAIASRDHRDNPWLLGYFADNELAWAGAAEDPNGRYALAYATLRLSTDVPAKRAFLKQLRDKYRNQNGLSRAWGIELQAWELMEDPGFQAPLPSAEHPAIEQDMQAFLRLYAETYFKTIADSLDWHAPNHLLLGGRFASSIPEAVKACVRFCDVLSFNFYTREPQQGYDFAALRQLDKPLMITEFHFGSRDRGPFWGGVAEVYKEEERGPAYAHFLSKALEEPQVVGVHWFQYLDQPVTGRLLDGENGHLGLVAITDRPWSGFVQSVRKANLTVPQALLKPAP, from the coding sequence ATGGCAATAGAGCAGCAGGAGTTGTTCAACTTTGTCCGGCCATTGGACGCCGTGCAGGTCACGACAGTGGATGCCGAGCTGCCTAAGCGCATTGGCGAGCCGACGCCGCAAGGTGAAGTGCTGCGTCGAGTGACCTTCCATCCTGCCGCGCAACCCCGCCTGCGTCTTACCCCGCAAAGCGGTAGTTGGGACTGGTCGCAGCAAACCCTGGTTAGCTTGCGTGTACAGAACGCCATGGCCTGGGCGTTGACCCTGGATGTGCTGATCGAAAGTACCGATGGTCAGCAGTTGAGCACCCGTATCGCCTTGCCGGCCGGGCCTGCGCAAACCCTGTTGATTCCCCTGCAAGCCGCTTCACCGCGTGAGCATGGTATGCGTGCCGGGGTGCCGATGCCCTGGACGCACAAGGGCCAACGCCTGCTGCTGGCCGACACGCTCAGTGGCGCGCTGGACCTGAGCAACGTCAGTGCACTCACCCTGTCCATACCGCAGCCGCAAGCGGCGCAAGATATTTTGCTCAGCCAGTTTGGCGTGAGCAGCGAACAGCTATCGGCCGCCGCCTATGCCGACATCGTCGACAGCTACGGCCAGTACACGCGGGCCAACTGGCCGGGCAAGGTGCATAACGATGGGCAACTGCAGCAAGCGGCTGCCCAAGAGCAGCAACAGTTGCAGCGCTGGCTGGCGCAGCGGCCGGCGCAGGACACGTTTGGCGGCTGGATGGGCGGGCAGGCGTTTACGCCGAGCGGCTTTTTCCGTACCGAGAAACGCGATGGTCGCTGGTTTCTGGTAACGCCTGAGGGGCATCCGTTCTATTCGCTGGGGGTTAACGCAGTGACGGCCGAGCAGAGCGCCACTTACGTTGCAGGGCGTGAGGCGATGTTTACCGATCTACCACAACAGGGGGAGGCGCTGGCGGCTTACTTCGGCACCTCGGACAGCCGCAGCGACACTGGCGCCAACCAGGGTCGGGCGTTTGCCAGCGGGCGTTGGTTCGATTTTTACAAGGCCAACCTGCAGCGCAGTTATGGTCAGGGTGATCCTGCTGCCTGGCGCACGCTCAGTCAGGATCGCCTGCAAGCCTGGGGTTTCAACACCCTGGGGAACTGGAGCGAGCCAGCTTTTGCCAGCGACGCCCGCATGCCGTTCAGTATTGCGCTGTCGATTCACGGTGATTACGCCACCATCAGCACCGGTGTCGATTGGTGGGGCGCAATGCCTGACCCGTTCGATCCGCGCTTTGCCATGGCCACCGAGCGGGCCGTGGCGATTGCCTCGCGCGATCACCGTGACAATCCCTGGCTACTCGGTTATTTCGCTGACAACGAGCTGGCCTGGGCGGGTGCTGCGGAGGACCCCAATGGCCGCTATGCCCTGGCGTATGCCACATTACGCCTGAGCACCGATGTGCCGGCCAAGCGCGCTTTTCTCAAGCAGTTGCGTGACAAATACCGCAATCAGAATGGCCTGTCCCGCGCCTGGGGGATTGAGTTGCAGGCGTGGGAGCTGATGGAGGACCCTGGTTTTCAGGCGCCGTTGCCCAGCGCTGAGCACCCGGCCATCGAGCAGGATATGCAGGCGTTCCTGCGCCTGTATGCGGAAACCTACTTTAAGACCATTGCCGACTCACTGGACTGGCACGCGCCCAACCACCTGCTGCTGGGCGGGCGCTTCGCCAGCAGCATCCCCGAGGCGGTGAAGGCCTGTGTGCGCTTCTGCGATGTGCTGAGCTTTAACTTCTACACCCGTGAGCCGCAGCAGGGTTATGACTTCGCCGCGCTGCGCCAGTTAGACAAACCGCTGATGATCACCGAGTTTCACTTCGGCTCGCGTGATCGTGGGCCGTTCTGGGGTGGGGTTGCCGAGGTCTACAAGGAGGAGGAGCGTGGCCCGGCTTATGCGCACTTCCTGAGTAAGGCCCTGGAGGAGCCGCAGGTTGTCGGCGTGCACTGGTTCCAATACCTCGATCAGCCGGTGACCGGGCGCTTATTGGATGGCGAGAACGGCCATCTGGGCCTGGTGGCGATCACTGATCGGCCTTGGTCAGGCTTCGTCCAAAGCGTGCGTAAAGCCAACTTAACTGTGCCGCAAGCCCTGCTCAAGCCAGCGCCTTAG
- a CDS encoding DUF6231 family protein, protein MPATPSSRTPQQALAALLARYTPTRLLLVGSQELPAIDAFSQAHPDCHITYTEAGALPSEVAAQRFDLALIVDCLEHLPKRAGLELLGGIRNLNASRMAVLVDLQACDWQETDFFALALQASENFQRDQQTLNLFTYDLLDYKQVPDWLNAKFWANPENFGKYWW, encoded by the coding sequence ATGCCTGCAACCCCTTCATCCCGGACACCGCAACAAGCCCTTGCCGCACTATTGGCGCGCTACACGCCAACACGCCTACTGCTAGTCGGAAGCCAAGAATTACCTGCGATTGATGCCTTTAGCCAAGCCCATCCAGACTGCCATATCACCTACACCGAGGCCGGAGCCCTACCCAGCGAAGTAGCCGCACAACGTTTCGATCTAGCGCTGATTGTCGATTGCCTTGAGCATCTGCCGAAACGGGCAGGGCTGGAATTACTCGGTGGTATTCGCAACTTGAATGCCAGCCGCATGGCCGTGCTGGTCGACCTGCAAGCCTGTGATTGGCAAGAAACAGACTTTTTCGCCCTGGCCCTGCAGGCCAGTGAGAACTTCCAGCGCGATCAGCAGACACTCAACTTATTCACTTATGACCTGCTCGATTACAAGCAAGTACCTGACTGGCTAAATGCCAAGTTTTGGGCCAACCCGGAAAATTTCGGTAAGTACTGGTGGTAA
- a CDS encoding OmpA family protein, protein MLANKTLAIALCVLISGCSAFDKYTKPAPKVVVMPPPAVTQAWLDDYEPKVREAIKGTHFELERQENLLVVTAPVQGSFNPDRPHMMLPVTLGPLSRMGKLLENDENIGVLILGHADSSGEVNANRELSQQRARAFTSIFRLSGLKQNRLMVKGMGSDMPRAANDSQQGRALNRRVEIMLTSKATLNALIAKYNQPAPTTAVAAVKPAADKTAKVIAKADKPAPRP, encoded by the coding sequence ATGCTTGCTAACAAAACCCTCGCCATCGCCCTGTGTGTGCTGATCAGCGGTTGCAGCGCTTTCGACAAATACACAAAGCCTGCGCCGAAAGTGGTTGTTATGCCGCCACCGGCAGTGACCCAAGCCTGGTTGGATGACTACGAGCCAAAGGTGCGTGAAGCGATCAAGGGCACCCATTTCGAATTAGAGCGTCAGGAAAACCTTTTGGTGGTCACCGCGCCGGTACAGGGTTCGTTCAACCCAGACCGTCCGCATATGATGCTGCCAGTGACCCTGGGTCCCCTGAGCCGTATGGGCAAATTGCTGGAAAACGATGAAAACATCGGCGTGCTGATTCTTGGCCATGCCGACAGCAGTGGCGAAGTGAATGCCAACCGCGAACTAAGCCAGCAGCGCGCTCGCGCGTTCACCTCGATCTTCCGCCTCAGTGGCCTCAAGCAGAATCGTCTAATGGTCAAGGGCATGGGTTCCGACATGCCGCGCGCTGCCAACGACAGCCAGCAAGGTCGTGCACTGAACCGCCGGGTAGAGATCATGCTGACCTCGAAAGCCACCCTCAACGCGCTGATCGCCAAATACAACCAGCCAGCGCCCACTACTGCGGTTGCCGCCGTCAAGCCGGCTGCAGACAAAACCGCCAAAGTGATTGCCAAGGCTGATAAGCCAGCTCCCCGCCCATAA
- the pdxH gene encoding pyridoxamine 5'-phosphate oxidase, producing the protein MTQTLADMRREYTRDGLSEAQAPLEPFALFQHWFADAVKTEQLPVEPNAMTLATVDGEGRPHCRVLLLKGLDARGFTFFSNYDSAKGQQLAVNPFAAMTFFWPSLERQVRIEGRVERVTAEECDAYFQVRPLGSRIGAWASPQSRVIAGRDELEDLLAQTEQRFLECAPHCPPHWGGYRLLPERIEFWQGRSSRLHDRLNFRLEGDAWLRERLAP; encoded by the coding sequence ATGACTCAAACCCTGGCTGACATGCGCCGTGAATACACCCGTGACGGCTTGAGCGAGGCGCAAGCGCCGCTTGAGCCGTTTGCGCTGTTTCAACACTGGTTTGCCGATGCGGTGAAAACCGAACAGCTGCCGGTTGAGCCCAATGCCATGACCCTGGCGACCGTTGATGGCGAAGGTCGTCCACATTGTCGCGTGCTGCTGCTCAAGGGCCTGGATGCGCGCGGTTTTACCTTCTTCAGCAACTACGACAGCGCCAAAGGCCAGCAGCTGGCGGTTAACCCGTTTGCTGCCATGACCTTCTTCTGGCCCAGCCTTGAGCGTCAGGTGCGTATCGAAGGGCGGGTTGAGCGGGTCACGGCAGAGGAGTGCGATGCTTATTTTCAGGTGCGTCCGCTGGGCAGCCGGATTGGCGCTTGGGCATCCCCGCAGAGTCGGGTGATTGCCGGTCGTGACGAGTTGGAAGACTTGCTGGCGCAGACCGAACAGCGCTTTCTTGAATGTGCTCCGCATTGCCCGCCGCACTGGGGTGGCTATCGTTTGCTGCCGGAGCGTATCGAGTTCTGGCAGGGGCGTTCCAGCCGTCTGCATGATCGTCTCAACTTCCGCCTAGAGGGCGACGCCTGGTTGCGCGAGCGCCTGGCGCCCTGA
- a CDS encoding OmpA family protein, which produces MRVRSMMGLAPVLLVSSVLSGCVSTSSTGGAPLNQGNWPLCSAIGGLTGAGLGAIESSTWAAGGALAGAVIGSLICYAQDGDEDDDGVFDRRDRCPGTPLNTPVHNNGCPIKEYASTPAAAEPVEVVEPVRVELDVKFDFNKSNVKEGSQADIKSLADFMKQYPQTTTTVEGHTDAIGSEAYNQGLSERRANAVRDVLVNQHGIDSNRVSSVGYGESRPVADNQSESGRAINRRVEAEVEAQP; this is translated from the coding sequence ATGAGAGTTAGATCCATGATGGGGCTAGCCCCCGTTCTCTTGGTCAGCAGTGTTCTTTCAGGTTGCGTGAGTACTTCCAGTACAGGAGGTGCGCCGCTCAACCAAGGGAACTGGCCCCTGTGCAGTGCAATTGGCGGTCTGACCGGTGCTGGTTTGGGCGCAATCGAAAGTTCTACATGGGCAGCAGGTGGTGCCTTGGCCGGTGCGGTCATTGGCTCGCTGATTTGCTACGCCCAAGATGGCGACGAAGACGACGACGGTGTGTTTGATCGTCGTGACCGTTGCCCAGGAACGCCTCTTAATACGCCGGTGCATAACAACGGCTGTCCGATTAAAGAATATGCCAGTACGCCTGCCGCAGCAGAGCCCGTCGAGGTTGTGGAGCCGGTGCGGGTAGAGCTGGATGTGAAATTCGATTTCAACAAGTCCAATGTTAAAGAAGGCAGTCAGGCGGATATCAAAAGCCTTGCCGACTTTATGAAACAGTACCCGCAAACCACCACGACCGTTGAAGGTCATACCGACGCCATTGGCAGTGAAGCGTATAACCAGGGGCTATCCGAGCGCCGTGCCAATGCGGTGCGTGATGTGCTGGTCAACCAGCATGGTATCGATAGCAACAGGGTTTCATCGGTTGGCTATGGTGAGTCGCGGCCGGTTGCAGATAATCAAAGCGAGTCCGGGCGAGCGATCAATCGCCGCGTCGAAGCGGAGGTTGAAGCGCAGCCATAA
- a CDS encoding YchJ family protein, translating into MNSTACPCGSGQLLTLCCGRYHAGTAPASAEALMRSRYSAYALGLVDYLVRSTLPAQQAGLDQEAIQTWSLRSTWLGLEVHEAQLIEGEPQHAYVTFTAHWRDDGGEHSHRERSAFVRNNGNWYFIDPTVETKLGRNDPCPCSSGLKFKKCCASYF; encoded by the coding sequence ATGAACAGCACTGCCTGCCCCTGCGGCAGCGGCCAACTGCTAACACTTTGCTGCGGCCGCTATCACGCTGGCACTGCGCCAGCCAGCGCCGAAGCCTTGATGCGCTCACGCTACAGTGCCTACGCCCTTGGGCTGGTCGACTATTTAGTGCGCAGTACCCTGCCGGCCCAGCAAGCCGGTCTCGACCAAGAGGCCATCCAAACCTGGAGTTTGCGCAGCACCTGGCTTGGGCTTGAAGTACATGAGGCCCAACTAATCGAGGGCGAACCCCAGCACGCTTACGTCACCTTTACCGCGCACTGGCGTGACGACGGCGGCGAACACAGCCATCGCGAACGCTCGGCATTCGTGCGCAATAACGGTAACTGGTACTTCATTGATCCTACTGTTGAGACCAAGCTCGGCCGTAATGATCCATGCCCTTGCAGCAGCGGGCTGAAGTTCAAAAAATGCTGTGCCAGCTATTTTTGA
- a CDS encoding serine hydrolase domain-containing protein, producing MQIQGYFDLKFEALRDAFAALFDDPQERGMALCVQVGGETVVDLWAGVADKDGQQAWHSDTILNLFSCTKTFAAVTALQLVGEGKLELDAPVARYWPEFATAGKDKVTLRHLLSHQAGLPALRQMLPAEALYDWQTMTTALAAEQPWWTLGEGHGYAPITYGWLVGEVLRRVEGRGPGEAIVARTAKPLGLDFHVGLADQEFDRVATISRGKGNLGDAAAQRLLKTMMSEPAAMSTRAFTNPPSIMTSTNKPEWRRMQQPAANGHGNARSLAGFYSGLLDGSLLESELLAELTREHALGEDKTLLTRTRFGLGCMLDQPAVANATYGMGARAFGHPGAGGSIGFADPERDVAFGFVTNNLGPFVLMDPRAQKLARLLADCL from the coding sequence GTGCAGATACAGGGCTATTTCGACCTCAAGTTCGAGGCGCTGAGAGACGCTTTTGCGGCGTTGTTCGATGATCCGCAAGAGCGCGGGATGGCGCTCTGCGTGCAGGTCGGCGGCGAAACCGTGGTGGACCTGTGGGCCGGAGTGGCCGACAAAGATGGTCAGCAGGCCTGGCACAGCGACACCATCCTCAACCTGTTTTCCTGCACCAAGACTTTTGCCGCAGTTACTGCCTTGCAGTTAGTCGGCGAGGGCAAGCTGGAGCTGGATGCCCCGGTCGCACGTTACTGGCCTGAGTTCGCCACGGCCGGTAAAGACAAAGTCACCCTGCGCCATTTGCTTAGCCATCAAGCGGGGCTGCCGGCTTTGCGGCAGATGCTGCCGGCCGAAGCCTTGTATGACTGGCAGACCATGACCACCGCGCTAGCCGCCGAACAGCCGTGGTGGACCTTGGGTGAAGGCCATGGCTATGCGCCGATCACCTACGGCTGGCTGGTGGGTGAAGTGTTGCGACGGGTCGAGGGGCGCGGGCCGGGCGAGGCCATCGTCGCGCGGACGGCCAAGCCTTTGGGCCTCGATTTTCATGTGGGCCTGGCGGATCAGGAGTTCGACCGCGTGGCGACTATCTCCCGCGGCAAGGGCAACCTGGGTGATGCGGCAGCTCAACGTCTGCTCAAGACCATGATGAGCGAGCCTGCGGCCATGAGCACGCGCGCCTTCACCAATCCACCGTCGATCATGACCAGCACCAATAAGCCGGAATGGCGGCGCATGCAACAGCCGGCCGCCAACGGCCATGGTAATGCGCGCAGCCTGGCTGGTTTCTATAGCGGCCTGCTGGACGGCAGCTTGCTGGAGAGCGAGTTGCTGGCTGAGCTCACCCGCGAACATGCGCTGGGTGAAGACAAGACGTTGCTGACCCGTACCCGTTTCGGCCTGGGTTGCATGCTCGATCAGCCAGCGGTCGCCAATGCCACCTACGGCATGGGCGCGCGCGCCTTTGGTCATCCTGGCGCCGGCGGCTCCATTGGCTTTGCCGACCCGGAGCGGGATGTGGCCTTTGGCTTTGTCACCAATAACCTAGGACCGTTCGTCTTGATGGATCCCCGTGCGCAGAAACTTGCGCGTCTATTGGCTGATTGTTTATAG
- a CDS encoding collagen-like protein produces MRKLLALTALFSPLVLAQAVIEVDSHAFMRLPSNTSVLLLDRLEIADHGTLLIPAGLTEIRVAQLRLGREARLAIAPSEQALRLEVANAEIASGAQISARGAQGGAETPALPGRDLSVRLQVVTVESLILDARGGAGAPGYAGLAGADGKPGGCTWGEASGGHDGLDGGDGQPGAAGAQVRLEVPQGFPVEQLQVRVDGGSGGQPGAPGAAGQGGMSKGCWVYSTDGARDGKPGQAGRAGEAGPAGALNVVRF; encoded by the coding sequence ATGCGTAAGTTACTCGCTCTCACTGCACTGTTTAGCCCCCTGGTGTTGGCCCAGGCGGTGATTGAAGTCGACTCCCATGCCTTTATGCGACTGCCGAGCAATACCAGTGTGTTGCTGCTGGATCGTCTGGAAATCGCCGACCACGGCACCTTGTTGATTCCTGCAGGATTGACCGAAATTCGCGTGGCGCAGCTGCGTTTAGGGCGCGAAGCGCGTCTGGCGATAGCCCCGAGTGAGCAGGCGCTGCGCCTCGAAGTGGCAAATGCCGAGATTGCCAGTGGTGCGCAGATCAGTGCGCGTGGTGCCCAGGGCGGCGCGGAAACCCCCGCACTGCCGGGGCGCGACCTGAGTGTGCGCTTGCAGGTCGTGACCGTGGAGAGTCTGATCCTGGATGCCCGCGGCGGTGCGGGTGCGCCTGGTTATGCCGGCCTTGCCGGGGCGGATGGTAAGCCAGGTGGCTGCACATGGGGTGAGGCCAGTGGCGGCCATGATGGTTTGGATGGTGGTGACGGCCAGCCGGGAGCCGCCGGTGCCCAGGTCCGCTTGGAAGTGCCGCAGGGTTTCCCGGTTGAGCAGTTGCAGGTGCGTGTGGACGGCGGTAGTGGCGGTCAACCGGGGGCGCCGGGTGCTGCTGGCCAAGGTGGCATGAGCAAGGGCTGTTGGGTGTACAGCACCGACGGTGCTCGTGACGGTAAGCCCGGGCAGGCAGGACGTGCTGGTGAGGCCGGCCCGGCCGGTGCGCTGAATGTTGTGCGGTTCTAA
- a CDS encoding DUF1145 domain-containing protein — MKAFLTVAKGLTALFWGVVLANLLQPFAQPFALLLNAAGALILLIHALELWFFNARIAACPKPAQERMQVMLFGIFQLLGLPVEQAAVTAAEPQETLQMEAGNA, encoded by the coding sequence ATGAAAGCATTTCTGACTGTAGCAAAGGGCCTGACGGCATTATTTTGGGGCGTCGTACTGGCGAACCTGCTGCAACCTTTCGCACAGCCTTTTGCACTGTTGTTGAACGCTGCGGGCGCTTTGATTCTGCTGATTCATGCACTGGAACTGTGGTTTTTTAATGCGCGTATTGCCGCTTGCCCCAAGCCGGCTCAGGAGCGTATGCAGGTCATGTTGTTCGGGATTTTCCAGTTGCTGGGTTTGCCAGTTGAGCAAGCGGCGGTGACTGCCGCCGAGCCACAGGAAACACTGCAGATGGAGGCCGGAAATGCGTAA
- a CDS encoding CopD family protein, whose product MTPYAFIYSLHLLAALAWVGGMFFAWMILRPAAVAALEAPARLKLWLAVFPRFFYWVWAAVIVLPVTGVGMLHLRFSGFDAAPRYVHIMMGLYIAMLALFLRIQALQLPELRRAVTAEDWPSGGAVLARIRRLVGINLLLGLLVVVIAGARPSF is encoded by the coding sequence ATGACCCCTTACGCCTTCATCTACAGCCTGCACCTGCTCGCCGCCCTCGCCTGGGTGGGCGGTATGTTCTTCGCGTGGATGATCTTGCGCCCGGCAGCCGTCGCCGCTCTGGAAGCCCCAGCCCGGCTAAAACTCTGGCTGGCGGTCTTCCCGCGCTTTTTCTACTGGGTATGGGCGGCGGTGATTGTCTTGCCGGTTACCGGCGTGGGCATGCTGCACCTGCGCTTTAGCGGCTTCGATGCCGCGCCACGCTATGTGCACATCATGATGGGGCTGTATATCGCGATGCTGGCGCTGTTTCTGCGGATACAGGCACTGCAACTGCCAGAATTGCGCCGCGCCGTAACAGCAGAGGACTGGCCGAGTGGCGGTGCGGTGCTTGCACGCATTCGTCGGCTAGTCGGCATCAACCTGCTGCTGGGATTACTGGTGGTGGTAATCGCTGGCGCTCGCCCTTCGTTCTAA
- a CDS encoding LEA type 2 family protein gives MFSQAQTIRTLSLLLFFGLFTGLSGCSSWSSGEFKDPEVRLVNVDVVKAKLLEQHFMLRFRIDNPNNFSLPVRGLDYVVHLNQVKLAEGESNASFTVPAHGHYSFNVPVRTNLWRHLRKIVKALEKPEEPIPYRLQGAVKTGWLFGRSVHMSRNGEIIPGDYLQE, from the coding sequence ATGTTTTCTCAGGCGCAAACGATAAGAACACTCAGCCTATTGCTATTTTTTGGCCTTTTTACTGGTCTCAGCGGTTGCTCCTCTTGGTCATCAGGCGAGTTTAAAGATCCTGAAGTCCGCTTGGTCAACGTCGACGTGGTCAAGGCCAAGCTGCTGGAGCAGCACTTCATGCTGCGCTTTCGCATCGACAACCCCAATAATTTCAGCCTGCCGGTGCGCGGGCTGGACTACGTGGTGCATTTAAATCAGGTAAAACTGGCTGAAGGTGAATCGAACGCCTCCTTCACCGTGCCTGCTCATGGCCATTACAGCTTCAACGTTCCGGTACGCACCAATCTCTGGCGACACCTGCGAAAAATCGTCAAAGCCCTGGAAAAACCTGAAGAGCCCATACCCTATCGCTTGCAAGGCGCGGTCAAAACCGGCTGGTTGTTCGGACGGAGCGTGCACATGTCGCGCAATGGCGAGATAATTCCCGGCGATTACCTCCAGGAGTAG